The nucleotide window CATAGAGTGGATCCTGATATGTTTCTGGAAAGCTTCCAGCCATGAGCAGGAGTGTCTTCCGTTATCATAAGTTGATGTGAAAAATGTGTTAGCAAGTATAACCCATACGTTTGTAATATGTAGAATAATGTTGATATATTTTACAGTTCTGGTTCCTGAATGTTCAGTGACAACTCAAAGCTTCCCTCTTCCTATATTTAAACTGGAATTTTAAATATGGTATTCACATGCTTATATATTTTACATATTACATTATCGTACATATACCATCTTCCTCTGTGAACTACCAATGTGCATgttcttttattttcatttcctttatgaattgcttcccatgaaacatcccaaagctttgaaaaataaaaatgccataaaaatatatcaaaacatcaacaaacaaaacaaatatattttggcacatctgcactggctactaATACATTTCCAGGCTCacttcaaagtactggttttgatctataaagccttattagctcaggacctcaatatagGAAGGGCTGCCTCTCCTCATAGGAACTGATCAGTATCCTGCATTTGTCACCATAGttccttctccatgtgccccgtCCACATGAATCTCAAatggtggcaacatgagaatgggtctTTGCAATGGTTGCTCTctgactgtggaatgctctccccagggaggcatgcctgggaTATTATCTATCCATCTTTAAGAGCCagccaaagaccttcctcttcattctgggttttaagtttttattgaTTATTATGTATGGCTTTTAACATATTGATGTGTTTTATTGATTGTGTGTGTTTATGATTCATGTCGTAAATCTGTGtatgttttaaatctgttgtaagttaTCTAGAAACCATTTGGTATTAGGtgactaacaacaacaataataaagaatTTCATATCCAATACAAATAAAGACTGGGATAacgatctccacttaaaaggcttgttgaaaaaggaatatTTTCAATAGATGCTGAAAAAACTGTGCTTatctgcagggccggttctaaagggtggccaggttgggcactggcccgagggccccagagctacaggagcccctgaggggccctccgccccccttctgcgatctgtgccccccatgccccccacttacctgtaagctggctttttagcattgcccttaatgaagatggcggccacagcttccctaaggtactgaagctgctgctgccatcttagttgatggcagagatgtgcgcgcatagcacacacatgtgccatcaacaaagatggtggcggaggcttcattccccttagggaaactgcagatgccatcttcattaagggcaatgctaaaacagaccttcattaagggcaatgctaatgcccagacaggtaggggggctgtgggggggagCGGGAGGCTATGCacgtgtgcatgcgtgcacacacacacacacatacacgcacacacacactggggggccagggcaagctgatgcacaagggcccccacatgcctggagccggccctgcttgtctgatatgtaatgggagggaattccaatgagTAGGTGCTACCACCATAAAGGCCAATTCCTTCATTATACAAAACAGTCCTCCTTATGAGATTGTATCTGCAAAAGGCCTATTTTTGCAGAAGAATTTCACCACAAGAACAAATGCCTGAGGAAATAAATTCTAAGGGAACAATTAAGGACAGCTACCCAGACCACTGTTTTTCATACCAAATCACAATGCACACCACTTTTCAGATTTTCAAATTCTCATAACTTGGTCTTCTGCCAAATCACCCATTGGAACAGATCTTTTAGTTCAGGGGTGTTGAATCTGTGTCCCTCTCTCTCCTGTTTTAGTGTAAAGCCAGATACAAAAGCTTTattagttatttttatttaaaatatagaaTCACCTACTCTCCACTACAGTAAGTATTTCCTGTTTGGAGATAGTTATATGAAATAGCTCCCAAAATATGCTTCTGTTAGGCATGCATACATGAGTAACCCTATCATTTAACCAGTTTTGTCTGAAATGAAATCCTGATATTCTGTGGCACATTTGAAGGTTTCTACTCAGGAAAAAACAGCAATAAGTTTTCAGACAAGCTAAAATTGTTTTCAATAGCCTTGAAACTCGATGTGATCTTGCACCTCTCCAGATAGCAACAGTCACTTTAGTCTACAAGTGATTCTGCTGTAGGATATTTCTACAACATCCCATACAGGTATTTCCCTTTTGAAATGAAGTGAGGGGAAACTGATTAAATACATTCAGAGGTTCTTTTGAAAATCCCACTCCTTGCAGTAGTCAAAATGAAAAGCTAGCTGGAATGTACCTCAGCGGCAGAGCAATAAACCAGTGTTAGAAGGCATGTTTGGGTACCCAGTACTGGAAAGGAATTCAAGGCAGATAATAAGCTCACAACAGTCTTCGAAGAAAGAGCAGAAGAGATTGAAATGATGGCATGAAGGATGAATACTAGCAGATTTGGGAATAGAAATATCAGGGAAGagcacaatatttattttattgtagggGCTGTTGGAAATCTGTGCCCATTAAGACCAGAACATCAGAGTAGTTCcaaggggagatttttttttttaaaaaaaatgtcaattAAGCAAAGCATAGCAGCTCATAGAGGCATTTGTCCTTATGCAGTGTTAAGTAAGTTCCTCAAGTCATGCCACCACATAAAGTACATCAAAATAGTATGCTTAATGAAAATTTCCATACTCTCCCATTGATCTTCAAGTCTTTACACAAAACATGTAGTTTCAGTCCCTAACTTCTGAGGAAGGATGCTCTTGGGAGAAATGTTCTCATAGCCAGTTTCATTTCCTTGTTCCGTAGGCTGTAAATGATAGGGTTAAGAGTTGGGGTTAAGATACTGTATAGAACCCCCACAAGCTGGTCCTGTTCCAGGGAATAGCTCGAAGTAGGACAGACATATGTAAAGATGCTAGACCCATAGAACAGAATCACAACTGTAAGGTGGGATGCACAGGTGGATATGACTTTGTGTCGCTGTCCTTTCCGGTGGTTGTTCAAAATGGCATGAAGGATGAAAATGTAGGAGACCAGGGTGAAGAAGAAAGGGCTGAGGCCTACAAACACACCCACTGTGAGAAGGGCAGCTTCATTGGCTGATGTGTCAGAGCATGAAATACTCAGCAATGGAGGAGTATCACAGAAAAAATGACTAATCCCATTAGATTGGCAGAAAGACAGATGAAATGTGAGTGTTGTGTGAAGAGAAGAATTGAGGAAGCCACAAACCCAGGATATCATAGCTAGCTGGAGGCAGCTATTTTTACTCATGAGTTTGGTATAACCCAATGGACAGCATATGGCAAAATAGCGGTCCAGAGCCATAGAAGCCAGAAGGAATCCCTCAGTGCCCACCAAGGCAACAAGGAAATACATCTGTGCAGCACAGCCCATGAAGGAAATGTGTGGGGATTCAGCACATAGATCTGCTATCATTTTGGGTACAGTCACAGAGATGTAACAGATGTCTAGGAAAGAGAGGTTGCCAAGAAAGAAATACATGGGTGTGTGGAAAGTCCGATTGAACACAGCCATAGTGATTATGAGTGAGTTTCCTAAGAAGCAGACAATATATATAGTGAAAAAGAGGATGACAAGGAAGCTCTTTCCTTGTGTAATATTTACAAATCCCAGGAGCATAAATTCCAAGATAACTGTTTCATTTTCATAGTAGGTTGATCTCATGATGTTTAATCTGAATATTATAAATACAAGAGCATTTATTATGTGTTATGCAGCATTTGCCCTTGAACAACATTTCTCCTTTATGATTGTAGCTGAAGAGCTACTATGCATTGACTACCATAAATCAGCTATTGCCCCCACGCCTCAAAGAAAACTTCTGAGACAGAAAAGATGGAAtaaagttatatttattaaaatataacaaatttgAAGCACCTGCAGACCAATtaaaccaaattaaccaaattcaaacTGTACAGGCAGATGAGGATCTAGTCTCATTCTGTAGGGAAATATCCCTCCAGCCCGCTGGATATGTAATTCAGCCAAAGGTTGTGATTCCCTAGCAAATATGGGAAAGataatcctccctccttgctaagtgAGCCCAGGGTATGCACCCAACCTGCACACCATGGCCCCACTATCCTGGCATTCACCCTATTATGCAAATCATTCCATGAGAGCACCCCCCTCAGTTCCCCCCAGGCATAAAGCACTGGTGGTTGCCTAATGGGTGCCCCTTAACTCCCCAAATGCCTCAGTATACTTCCTGTTTACCCACCAATTTCTTCATCTGCCCAAACCCCATGCCAAAAGCAGGCACCCAGCTCCTTCAAAAGCCAATTGGAATTAGAACCCCtgcagtatgaagtaggcaaaatgAGAAGGAGCCTTAAAAGCCGAATCTAACATCAACAAAACTCCTACTCAGCCCCTATACAGCAACTGGCATGTACTACATAGAGAAAGGGAGGGCAAGTAGAAAAAGAGTGCAAAAGCGGGAGAGGCAGGGATGGAGCAGGCTTTTAAGTCCTGCTCTACCCCTGTGTAATAGGGTAAAACCCACCATGTGACCTCTTGCAAGCACCCCCCTTTCAGGAGAGATTCTCCTAAGTCGTCTTTGTATAAGAGAGCGGGTAAAGGCAGAAATGACATTGTGCATAATTCTGTTAGAAGCACACACTACCACGATTCGCCAAATGCCTGAACTTTCATTTCTTTCTCAGTGTTGCTatgcaatcttaagttcagtcttTGTCAATTTATGTCTAAATCTTCAATCCTAAATGCATTTACAAGGGAGTCAGTCCCACTTAACACAGAGgcacatacttctgagtaagcatacttaggattgcactgaaagctGTCCAATTGTCCCCATTCCTTTAATCTTTTTCAGGTCCAGATGCAGTTTGTGCAAAAAGTGTACCCCAAAACATGCATTTTACTGTTAAAATGTATGTAAAATCCAACCTTCATGGGGAAATATTGAAAAATACATATTCTGGAAAAAATTGTTCTATAATGCATACAAGTTAAATATGAACTTTTCATGTATTCTTTCAAACAGTGCACATCAAATAGGATGGAA belongs to Rhineura floridana isolate rRhiFlo1 chromosome 11, rRhiFlo1.hap2, whole genome shotgun sequence and includes:
- the LOC133367858 gene encoding olfactory receptor 5V1-like, with amino-acid sequence MRSTYYENETVILEFMLLGFVNITQGKSFLVILFFTIYIVCFLGNSLIITMAVFNRTFHTPMYFFLGNLSFLDICYISVTVPKMIADLCAESPHISFMGCAAQMYFLVALVGTEGFLLASMALDRYFAICCPLGYTKLMSKNSCLQLAMISWVCGFLNSSLHTTLTFHLSFCQSNGISHFFCDTPPLLSISCSDTSANEAALLTVGVFVGLSPFFFTLVSYIFILHAILNNHRKGQRHKVISTCASHLTVVILFYGSSIFTYVCPTSSYSLEQDQLVGVLYSILTPTLNPIIYSLRNKEMKLAMRTFLPRASFLRS